The following are encoded together in the Serratia odorifera genome:
- the cydX gene encoding cytochrome bd-I oxidase subunit CydX, with protein MWYFAWILGTLLACAFGIITALALEHSEDAKAQQDGK; from the coding sequence ATGTGGTATTTTGCCTGGATTCTCGGAACGCTTCTTGCCTGCGCCTTCGGTATCATCACGGCGCTGGCGCTTGAGCACAGCGAAGATGCCAAAGCCCAGCAAGACGGCAAGTGA
- the ybgE gene encoding cyd operon protein YbgE, translating into MSSLTDRLYAVVDKGPIRALSLALALFMAGSVFWDPTRFAARTSSLEIWQGILLVWAVCAGMVHGVGFRPQRLLWRAFFAPLPAIVILAAGLLYVSL; encoded by the coding sequence ATGAGCTCGCTGACTGACAGGCTGTATGCCGTTGTCGACAAGGGCCCGATTCGGGCCCTTTCACTGGCATTGGCGCTGTTTATGGCCGGCAGCGTATTCTGGGATCCGACGCGTTTTGCGGCGCGCACCAGCAGTCTGGAGATCTGGCAGGGCATCCTGCTGGTTTGGGCGGTGTGTGCCGGGATGGTGCATGGCGTCGGTTTCCGGCCTCAGCGCCTGCTGTGGCGCGCTTTTTTTGCGCCATTGCCCGCAATTGTGATCCTTGCCGCTGGATTACTTTACGTTTCTTTATAA
- the tolQ gene encoding Tol-Pal system protein TolQ, giving the protein MTDMNILDLFLKASLLVKLIMLILICFSVASWAIIIQRTRILNAATRDAEAFEDKFWSGIELSRLYQESQARRDSLTGSEQIFHSGFKEFARLHRANNHAPESVIEGASRAMRISMNRELETLENHIPFLGTVGSISPYIGLFGTVWGIMHAFIALGAVKQATLQMVAPGIAEALIATAIGLFAAIPAVMAYNRLNQRVNKLEQNYDNFMEEFTAILHRQAFSSDSK; this is encoded by the coding sequence GTGACTGACATGAACATCCTAGATCTATTCTTGAAGGCGAGCCTGCTGGTTAAGCTTATCATGTTGATTCTGATATGCTTTTCAGTGGCTTCATGGGCGATCATCATCCAGCGTACCCGCATCCTCAATGCGGCCACGCGTGACGCCGAAGCCTTTGAAGACAAATTCTGGTCTGGTATCGAGCTTTCCCGTCTGTATCAGGAAAGCCAGGCGCGTCGAGACAGCCTGACCGGCTCAGAGCAGATTTTCCATTCCGGCTTTAAAGAGTTTGCTCGCCTGCACCGCGCCAACAACCATGCGCCGGAGTCGGTGATTGAAGGTGCGTCGCGTGCGATGCGCATTTCAATGAACCGCGAGCTGGAAACGCTGGAAAACCATATCCCGTTCCTGGGGACCGTTGGTTCCATCAGCCCGTATATCGGCCTGTTCGGTACCGTTTGGGGCATCATGCACGCCTTTATCGCGCTGGGTGCGGTGAAACAGGCCACGTTGCAAATGGTTGCACCGGGCATCGCCGAAGCGTTGATCGCCACCGCGATCGGTCTGTTTGCCGCGATCCCGGCCGTTATGGCCTACAACCGCCTCAACCAGCGCGTCAACAAGCTTGAGCAGAATTACGACAACTTTATGGAAGAGTTCACCGCCATTCTGCATCGTCAGGCCTTCTCCAGCGACAGCAAATAA